AGATCCTGCCGGAGGACCGGGTGCTGGTGGAGCTCACACCCTACGACCTGAGCCGCGGCCGGATCACGTTCCGCTACCGCAACTGATGCCGGCAAGACACAGGTGAGTGCCGGGCCTGAGATACGAACCCTTTGTCTCGGGCCCGGCGCTCGCGGCTCAGCTGCGGCGCGTCGCCATCAGGAAGCAGCCGAACTCCACAGCCCGCACGTGCACGACGGCCACCGCCGGATCGCCGTACAGCTCCTCGAGTTCTTCCTCGATCGGAGCGGTAGCCTCGGCGCCTTCACGCACCAGGCGGCCGCCGAGGATCGAGCCGTCGGCGTCGTAGGCGCGCAGCACCCGGTGCTTGCCGCGCACGCCCTCCGGGAAAACGCCCTCGGCGACCTCGGGCGCGGCGCCGCCGCAGTCGTCGAGGTGGATGAAGACCGGGCCGACTT
This genomic window from Actinospica robiniae DSM 44927 contains:
- a CDS encoding DUF1203 domain-containing protein — its product is MNRRYEMSAIAPEVLRVLRGHDDAGNAPRIVVDEDGGNPLRCCLGRSKAGETLALVSYAPLRRWAEETGAQPGPYNEVGPVFIHLDDCGGAAPEVAEGVFPEGVRGKHRVLRAYDADGSILGGRLVREGAEATAPIEEELEELYGDPAVAVVHVRAVEFGCFLMATRRS